In Dysidea avara chromosome 6, odDysAvar1.4, whole genome shotgun sequence, the genomic stretch TTTAATATCACCCTAATAAAATTGTAAGACTACTGAACACTGCTAAAGACGTTATTGAAACACCTAGGGGTGTTATGTATACCACCTTAAAGTTTATTGGAACACCGTTGGTAAGTGTTACTGAAACTCCTGTAAGGGTGTACTGGGACACCCTAAGGGGGAGCCTGACAACAATTGTAGATAAAACACCCCAAGGGGTGTTTAATAAAGAACctttttttaacagtgtaccttTCTGTTGTCTAGAATATAATGAGGCCCCCAAATAGGATTATTGTATTCCAAGATAGGTCGAACTAATGTATTGAACAGACAAGTTAGCATGGTAGAGTCAAGGTATTCAAATGATTTCTTAATCAAACCAAGTACTCGGTTAGCTTTGGTAGTAACTTGAGTGGTGTCACGATGGAATTTGAGCTGATCGTCAAAAACAATACCGAGGTCGCTGTGCGTTGCATTGATGTCAATAAATATTCCGTTGAGACAGTAAGGACCATAGTGGTGGGCTGGGCCGAAGTGAAggtgtttgcacttggaaatattaaaattcaaaagccactgttgtgaccatctttgaagtaagtctaagtcactctgtaacgcAGTATAGTCTTCTCTATTTCTAATGACTCGAAagatttttgtatcatcagcaaacaatagcACCGGACTTGATACAATTGCATGATGGTATCTCATTTACAAACATCGTGAATAGTAGGGGACCCAGCACAGAACCCTGGGGGACACCACTAgtaactggaatggtggaagatTTATGGCCATTAAGTACAACTTGTTGCACTCTGTTAGATAAAAAACTTTCAATCCATTTTAGCACATTTCCATGAATACCAAACGATGTTAACTTTTGCAATAAACGTCGGTGTGGAACAGTATCGAAGGCTTTTTGGAAATCTAAGTAGATTACGTCAATAGAATAGCCCTCATCAAGATGATGAGTTAAATAATCCAGCATCAGAAGCAATTGAGTGGAACACGATCTTCCTGGTATGAAGCCAAATTGATAGGGAGACAGTAAGTTGTTTGTGGATAGGTGGTTCAGTATATGATCTTTGACAATGGATTCCATTAACTTGCTGAAAATAGAAGTGAGGCTGACTGGTCTATAGGTGTACCTTTGTTGGGACAGTGTTAGAGTAACCTGCCACCAGGCTTCCTCGACTCCAAGTTTGCACTGACGTGATGGTCCAGACGTAATTTAAACTTTGCGGTCAGCCACGCCCCTCCAGTTTTTACAGTATCACGTATTGTACAAACAACGTAGGGGACTAGACTGCAGCGGATATATAAACAGCATCATCACTCGTGTCGTGTTATCACAATACGAGTGCTACCCCggctccagtgcctaactggtaaaagaGAAAAAATACATTTAAGTTTAAAAAAATTGCTAACACGCATTCGCATTTTTATGAGCCACACCCATCTTTTGTCTTCAAGAGAAATGGATGAGTTTCAAGGTCTGGTTCTAAAGGGAGTTATCAAACTAGATCGAAAGGAACTGGGACGAGGGGCTTATGGGAGAGTTTACGCGATCAAATATTGTGGGACGATATGTGCCGCTAAAGAGATCCACTCCATTCTGGTCGAAGAGGTGGGAGACGTGGAAATGAGACGAACAGTGGAATCGTTTATGAGGGAGTGTCGTCAATGCAGCACATTACGTCATCCAAACGTCATACAGTTCCTAGGTGTTTATTATCCCTCTGTGGGGGCGGGAGATGTACAGGGAAGGATGCGGCTACCAGTAATGGTTATGGAGATGATGGTGGATAGCTTGACCTCCCTGGTGGATAAACATGAGAAGATTCCTGTCcatataaaattttcaattgtccATGACGTCTCCCTTGGCCTGTGCTACCTTCACAATCACGACCCTCCCATCATCCATCGAGACCTCTCCCCCAATAATATCTTATTGACGGCACATCATGTGGCAAAGATCAGTGATCTTGGAGTGGCCAAGGTGATAAAGGCTGATAGTAGAAAGACAATGACTAAAGCTCCAGGAACCATTGACTTTATGCCACCTGAATCATTCATGGAAAATCCAGAGTATGGTCCTCCCATGGATGTGTTTTCCTTTGCTGGAATAGTCCTCCACACTTTTAACCAAAAGTGGCCTCATCCTACTGAGCTGGTGCAGTATGATCGCAAAACTAGAAAGATGGTGGCCTTGTCTGAAGTTGAACGTCGTCAGCAGTACCTGAACAAAATGAGAGGAGAGGCTGAAGTATTGAGGCCACTGGTGGAGGAGTGTCTGGATTATGATCCTGCTGTGAGGCCGACCATAGCAACTGTCTGTGAGAGGATCCAAGTCAGCAAGGATGTTTACATGAAGGAGTACCCACAAGATgttatcactctacaccaacaAGTGGAGAAGGACAATGAGAATGATCAGCTGAGAAGTGAAAACAGTCAGAAGAGTCTTGAGAACAACCAACTGAAGGCAGAAAATGAGCAGCAGAAAAGGCAATTGGCTGAAAGAGATGTACAAATCAACCAGCTGAAATTTGAAGTTGACAAATTGAACCAACAGCTGGTGAGTGTTATTTGTTTTGTTatcattaccatatatggtattgttATCTTAGTCCTCCACAAGGAGTGTACCAACACAACAAGTAGCCAGTCAACTTAACAGAGTAACTTTAGGAGGACCAACAACAAAGACATCAAAATTGAAAATAGTAAGTCACTAAAGTTAGTACATACTCTATGGGAAATGTCATGTGTGGAGGATAAAGTTTATACTCATGTTAACCCATAACCATTCAACACTACACTTAAACACTGTCATTTACCAATATCAACTGATCATGGTATAATACAGTGTAAtatggtcacctgtctaaccCATTACAACCAGTTATAGCCAATTAGCCAACTTTACATTTCTAAACATTTTGCTTATGACCTGCCGCCTATTGAGGTGAAGTTTTTGTTGACTAGATTACTGACATCAAAAAGTGCTACCAAAGAATGGTAACAACTTGTAGTTCAGTTTATAATAGATTTTTGTATCCATTACCAGCTATATGTGTAAGTGATAGATATTGTATGTTATTTAGCTACTTACAAATATTATTACCCACTTAGGAGGCACCTCCATTGATGACAGCACTTAACAGTGGCAGGTACCACATAAAATGGACTCAACTAGCCAATCTTCCTGCTCCAATGTATGGTGCATATGTCACAGTACAAGACAAGAAGGTCTATGTTGCTGGTGGGAGCACTCCAGTTGATGATGCTCAACATcaagtatatgtctatgatACCAACACTGACCATTGGGATCAGTTACCTCCCTCAGGGCACTATTTGGGTGTTCCTCACATCATTGGTGGAAGGTTAGCTATTATTGGTGGACGTCTGTCTGCTACTAAGATGGTGACCAATAAAGTTTCTACATTTGATGAAACTAGTCAAACTTGGACATCTCATTATCCTGATCTTCTCTCGGTTAGGAGCAGACCAGGGGTGGTTACTCACCTGGAGCACGTTATTGTTGCTGGGGGAGGAAAGTATGTTAACAACACACCAGTAGTACAAGATGATATTGAAGTCCTCAACTGGGTCGTGAAGAATTCTCATTGGCAAAAAGTGTCCATTAATCTTCCTATTCCAATGGCTTACTTCACACCAATTATTACTGATGATCATTTACTCATAGTGGATTATGTTGATGCTGACTTCAAAGGTGACATTGGTGCCTACAAGATACCTGTTGATGGTATCACAAGATCAGGTGACCAACAACAAACCAGTGACACACCCACCAAATGGATTACAATGACTAATGCCACTCACTACAATACAGCCCTAGTCCCCAGCTCATCCCCACCAGTGGTAGTTGGTGGACAGGATCAAAGTGGTACAACACCAACATCAGATATTAAGATGTATGATGACACTAGCAAATCATGGATGAACATTGCATCATTATCATCAGCTAGAACTGAAGTAGCAATAGCAGCAGTCAACAACAATGCCATTATAGTCATTGGAGGATGTACTAAAGGAGGAAGTATGGCTAATGCTATGTCATCCAGTCTTACTACAGTGGAACTGGGACAAGCTCAACTAATACACTAACTACTAGAGGGTAACATtgtataactactgtatatcTTTGTATGGTGTGTGTACACCACTAATAAGCATACACTGATATTTGTTTGTATGAAAACTTATTgtgttatttttattgtactTAATAAAACATTTTACATTATTAAACATGTACACAAAACATGAGAACCAGTAATCAGTTAGTTAACTACAAAGGTACACACAATGGTGTTATTACATCACATGAAATAGTAGCAGGATATGAGGGAACTGACAATACTACTGATCAATTACAACACATTCACAACTGTACACAACTTGTAATAATAACCACACATGGTCTATGTACACAATCATTGATGTCAACTTGTCTAaaagtaatcaagacacacggtagtgtgttgtgcggccaagaaagccggcgaccacactgtgagtatatttacagaagaaaacagctttttcatacatgcatagctctatggcctcttctccaaagtacaccatttttgcattatagctgtcccccaagtagggtatgccacacagcaaatttgactaaattcgcaacagccattggCGAGACATGGGGATTCAAAatgtcattttaatttcttcatttttttctgaTGCTGTACGGGGGGCTACGGGAGCTAAGATTTCTTTTCGctcactttgcaaaaattgctataaaacacaaacatgtacctctattgcctcgatctttggcacaaatgaagagtgtgtaatggtggattcacgtaccaagttcgTTGagcatcatagcagtgccttctgatagtttgaatagcaatagagttacagtaacaaagttataaagcaaaaactaagcaggtgtaaaattgtgggattgagatattccaatagagcagtcactgcgggGTAAAAAGTGTGCAAGAAATGCTGAAAAAAACTTTaacagagtttgaaccagggacctccatacctaacgctTGCATCCTTAActactgctaccttggctgatcatctcacataatttctgctttataaatgaattttctagttgaaatctgcttataatcaaacgtttgcgatttcatagatctaccaatagaagtactagattgttctagaacattctatgtacagtatgttctaTTAGTCCTAaaaaaaaggggggggggggggggggcactctattagagtattacaataatattatcaaataatcatgcaatgaaatacatttataagtctgtcttcaataatcatcattgtgtctgcatagaaaagaaga encodes the following:
- the LOC136257387 gene encoding probable serine/threonine-protein kinase roco4 isoform X2, producing MSHTHLLSSREMDEFQGLVLKGVIKLDRKELGRGAYGRVYAIKYCGTICAAKEIHSILVEEVGDVEMRRTVESFMRECRQCSTLRHPNVIQFLGVYYPSVGAGDVQGRMRLPVMVMEMMVDSLTSLVDKHEKIPVHIKFSIVHDVSLGLCYLHNHDPPIIHRDLSPNNILLTAHHVAKISDLGVAKVIKADSRKTMTKAPGTIDFMPPESFMENPEYGPPMDVFSFAGIVLHTFNQKWPHPTELVQYDRKTRKMVALSEVERRQQYLNKMRGEAEVLRPLVEECLDYDPAVRPTIATVCERIQVSKDVYMKEYPQDVITLHQQVEKDNENDQLRSENSQKSLENNQLKAENEQQKRQLAERDVQINQLKFEVDKLNQQLSSTRSVPTQQVASQLNRVTLGGPTTKTSKLKIEAPPLMTALNSGRYHIKWTQLANLPAPMYGAYVTVQDKKVYVAGGSTPVDDAQHQVYVYDTNTDHWDQLPPSGHYLGVPHIIGGRSRPGVVTHLEHVIVAGGGKYVNNTPVVQDDIEVLNWVVKNSHWQKVSINLPIPMAYFTPIITDDHLLIVDYVDADFKGDIGAYKIPVDGITRSGDQQQTSDTPTKWITMTNATHYNTALVPSSSPPVVVGGQDQSGTTPTSDIKMYDDTSKSWMNIASLSSARTEVAIAAVNNNAIIVIGGCTKGGSMANAMSSSLTTVELGQAQLIH
- the LOC136257387 gene encoding probable serine/threonine-protein kinase roco4 isoform X1 → MSHTHLLSSREMDEFQGLVLKGVIKLDRKELGRGAYGRVYAIKYCGTICAAKEIHSILVEEVGDVEMRRTVESFMRECRQCSTLRHPNVIQFLGVYYPSVGAGDVQGRMRLPVMVMEMMVDSLTSLVDKHEKIPVHIKFSIVHDVSLGLCYLHNHDPPIIHRDLSPNNILLTAHHVAKISDLGVAKVIKADSRKTMTKAPGTIDFMPPESFMENPEYGPPMDVFSFAGIVLHTFNQKWPHPTELVQYDRKTRKMVALSEVERRQQYLNKMRGEAEVLRPLVEECLDYDPAVRPTIATVCERIQVSKDVYMKEYPQDVITLHQQVEKDNENDQLRSENSQKSLENNQLKAENEQQKRQLAERDVQINQLKFEVDKLNQQLSSTRSVPTQQVASQLNRVTLGGPTTKTSKLKIEAPPLMTALNSGRYHIKWTQLANLPAPMYGAYVTVQDKKVYVAGGSTPVDDAQHQVYVYDTNTDHWDQLPPSGHYLGVPHIIGGRLAIIGGRLSATKMVTNKVSTFDETSQTWTSHYPDLLSVRSRPGVVTHLEHVIVAGGGKYVNNTPVVQDDIEVLNWVVKNSHWQKVSINLPIPMAYFTPIITDDHLLIVDYVDADFKGDIGAYKIPVDGITRSGDQQQTSDTPTKWITMTNATHYNTALVPSSSPPVVVGGQDQSGTTPTSDIKMYDDTSKSWMNIASLSSARTEVAIAAVNNNAIIVIGGCTKGGSMANAMSSSLTTVELGQAQLIH